One part of the Rutidosis leptorrhynchoides isolate AG116_Rl617_1_P2 chromosome 1, CSIRO_AGI_Rlap_v1, whole genome shotgun sequence genome encodes these proteins:
- the LOC139857536 gene encoding protein neprosin, producing the protein MVPKFVLLYLWAVVIFCCSGICVYGLNYTKYKQVSDLRLARIQKHLDTLNKPPVFSIKSPDGDIIDCVHKRKQPALDHPLLKNHKIQRVAPEIPKMKLMAKQQQKENDGKNTSNISEGYIRRGAWQMWHQNGERCPKGTVPVRRSTVLDVLRAESLYDYGKKRRADAPFARRADAPDVVSGNGHEHAIAYTGTSSEIYGAKATINVWDPKIEVINEFSLSQIWVLSGSFDGSDLNSIEAGWQVSPELYGDSRPRLFTYWTSDAYQATGCYNLLCSGFIQTNSRIAIGAAISPLSDFQGSQFDVTIIIWKDPKLGNWWMGFGENTLVGYWPAELFTHLADRATMVEWGGEVVNSRANGEHTSTQMGSGHFAEDGFGKASYFRNLEIVDSDNSLISARDISTLAENTNCYNIKSSSNNQWGTYFYYGGPGKNPQCQ; encoded by the exons ATGGTTCCAAAATTTGTACTTTTGTATCTTTGGGCTGTTGTTATTTTTTGTTGTAGTGGTATATGTGTTTATGGGTTGAATTACACAAAGTATAAACAAGTTAGTGATTTGAGACTTGCAAGAATTCAAAAGCATTTGGATACACTCAATAAACCTCCTGTTTTCTCCATTAAG AGCCCAGATGGAGATATCATTGATTGTGTTCATAAAAGAAAGCAACCAGCTTTAGATCACCCTCTACTCAAAAATCACAAGATCCAG AGAGTGGCACCAGAAATACCAAAAATGAAATTAATGGCCAAACAACAACAAAAAGAAAATGATGGCAAAAATACTAGTAACATTAGTGAAGGGTACATAAGAAGAGGTGCATGGCAAATGTGGCATCAAAATGGGGAAAGATGTCCCAAAGGAACAGTTCCCGTAAGACGAAGCACCGTACTTGATGTTTTAAGGGCCGAATCGTTGTACGATTATGGCAAGAAACGTCGTGCAGATGCACCCTTTGCTCGACGAGCCGATGCACCTGATGTTGTTAGTGGCAATGGTCATGAG CATGCGATAGCATACACGGGAACATCGAGTGAGATATACGGGGCAAAAGCGACAATAAACGTGTGGGACCCAAAGATAGAAGTGATAAATGAGTTCAGTCTATCCCAAATCTGGGTTCTTTCCGGGTCTTTCGACGGCTCTGATCTCAATAGCATCGAAGCTGGCTGGCAG GTCAGTCCCGAGCTTTATGGTGACAGTCGACCGCGATTATTCACATATTGGACG AGTGATGCATATCAAGCTACTGGATGTTACAACCTGTTGTGTTCGGGGTTTATACAAACAAATAGTCGAATCGCTATCGGAGCTGCGATTTCTCCATTATCCGATTTTCAAGGAAGTCAGTTCGACGTTACCATCATCATTTGGAAA GATCCAAAGCTTGGAAACTGGTGGATGGGCTTTGGAGAGAACACCTTAGTCGGTTATTGGCCCGCGGAGCTGTTCACACACTTAGCTGATCGGGCCACAATGGTGGAATGGGGCGGCGAAGTGGTGAATTCACGGGCCAACGGTGAACACACGTCTACACAAATGGGTTCGGGCCATTTTGCAGAAGATGGGTTCGGAAAAGCAAGTTATTTTCGAAACCTTGAGATAGTGGATTCAGATAATAGTCTCATTTCTGCTCGTGATATATCAACTCTGGCTGAAAACACCAATTGCTATAACATTAAAAGCTCCAGCAACAACCAATGGGGCACTTACTTTTACTACGGTGGGCCCGGAAAAAATCCACAATGCCAGTGA